One part of the Quercus lobata isolate SW786 chromosome 7, ValleyOak3.0 Primary Assembly, whole genome shotgun sequence genome encodes these proteins:
- the LOC115953737 gene encoding uncharacterized protein LOC115953737 — MSSTRVIIHDPFKAWKFLVIPTIRVISTCAFYLFCTIASISFIFYFAFTSQTQGCPHCRRMIVNQKFTNSNITTEYENTNISHIVFGIAGSTKTWNKRKNYTELWWKPNITRGFVWLDEKPPDNFTWPKTSPPYKVSGDISRFKYTCWYGSRSAVRLARIVKESFELGLNNVRWFVMGDDDTVFFTENLLTVLSKYDHNQMYYIGGNSESVEQDVVFSYKMAYGGGGFAISYPLAAKLVRILDGCIDRYANLYGSDQKIQACLSEIGVPLTKELGFHQVDIKGNPYGLLAAHPLAPLVTLHHLDSIQTLFPNLTQLDSFKKLISAYNVDPSRTLQQSFCYDLKRNWSVSVSWGYIVQLYPSLITAKELETAFLTFQTFRTSSEKPFTFNTRPVSTDQCKKPVLYYLDRVQRVGVSQSLTTYKRHVEDSEIGCGRVDYASALIVPSFNVSASSFNPDLWNQAPRRQCCEVVDGSDGVESGIQVNIRSCNQFESVTPP, encoded by the exons ATGTCTAGTACAAGAGTAATAATTCACGACCCCTTCAAAGCATGGAAGTTCCTGGTTATCCCAACAATCAGAGTCATCTCTACATGTGCCTTTTATCTCTTTTGCACCATCGCATCCATCTCCTTTATCTTCTACTTTGCTTTCACAAGCCAAACACAGGGTTGCCCCCACTGCCGTCGAATGATCGTGAACCAGAAATTCACTAACAGTAATATCACCACGGAGTACGAAAATACAAACATATCCCATATCGTGTTTGGCATCGCAGGGTCGACCAAGACATGGAACAAGCGCAAGAATTACACTGAGCTATGGTGGAAGCCTAACATAACTCGCGGCTTCGTTTGGCTCGATGAGAAGCCTCCAGACAATTTTACTTGGCCTAAGACCTCACCACCGTACAAAGTCTCCGGTGACATATCTAGGTTCAAGTACACATGCTGGTATGGTTCGCGTTCGGCGGTTCGGCTTGCCCGTATTGTGAAAGAAAGCTTTGAGTTGGGGTTAAACAACGTGAGGTGGTTCGTGATGGGTGACGATGATACAGTTTTTTTCACTGAAAACTTGCTTACTGTGTTATCGAAATATGATCATAATCAGATGTATTATATCGGAGGGAATTCAGAGAGTGTGGAACAAGATGTTGTATTCTCTTACAAAATGGCCTATGGAGGCGGTGGATTCGCCATTAGTTATCCTTTGGCCGCCAAGCTTGTTAGGATTTTAGATGGGTGCATTGATCGTTACGCGAATTTGTACGGCTCTGATCAAAAGATCCAAGCTTGTTTGAGTGAGATTGGCGTACCACTCACCAAAGAGCTTGGTTTTCATCAG GTTGACATAAAAGGGAACCCATATGGTTTATTAGCTGCACACCCTTTAGCACCATTGGTGACCCTGCACCACCTAGACTCTATCCAGACACTATTTCCGAACCTGACTCAGCTCGACTCGTTCAAGAAGCTAATCAGTGCTTATAATGTGGACCCAAGTCGAACCCTGCAACAGAGTTTCTGTTACGACTTGAAACGCAATTGGTCTGTGTCGGTTTCTTGGGGTTACATCGTCCAATTATATCCATCGTTGATAACGGCTAAGGAGCTCGAAACTGCATTTCTGACATTTCAGACGTTTAGGACCTCGAGTGAAAAGCCCTTCACGTTTAATACACGGCCAGTCAGTACAGACCAATGTAAAAAACCGGTTTTGTATTACTTGGATCGGGTTCAGAGAGTTGGTGTGAGTCAATCACTCACAACGTATAAAAGGCATGTTGAAGACTCGGAAATTGGGTGCGGCCGTGTTGACTACGCTTCTGCCTTGATTGTTCCATCTTTCAACGTCTCGGCTTCAAGTTTCAACCCTGACTTGTGGAATCAG GCACCACGTAGGCAATGCTGCGAGGTCGTCGACGGTTCAGACGGGGTAGAAAGCGGGATTCAGGTCAACATTAGAAGCTGCAATCAATTTGAGAGTGTAACTCCTCCATAG